The Deinococcus sp. KNUC1210 nucleotide sequence TTACCTTTCGTCCGCTGCCATGCCCGACGCTGAAGGAGAAGGTCTGCACCACCGCACGGGAGGCTCTATGAGCGAATACAGGCAGGATCTGTTCCGGTACGTCGCAGAGGAATTTGCCGAAGCCTATCAGGAAGGCGAGCTACCGCGCCGCGAGTTCCTGCGCCGCAGCGTGCTGCTGAGCGGGTCGGTGCCGGGTGCCCGGCTGCTGCTGGCGACGCTGGGCGTGGCGGGTGTCAGCGCCGCCGAACTCGCTGAAGCCCAGGGATCGACTCCTCAGAACGAAACCGCGACCAACAGCTATCACGTCGATCCCGCCGACACGGCCCTGGACGCCGGGCCTGTCACCTACGCCGCACTCGGACGGACCAACTTCGGCTATCTGGCCCGTCCCAAAGGCATCGCCAGCGCCCCCATCGTGATGATCGTCCACGAGAACAAGGGCCTCCAGCCGCATATCGAGGACGTGGCGCGGCGCATGGCGAAGGCCGGCTATATCGCGTTTGCACCCGATTTCGTGTCTGCCGACGGCGGCAGCAAAAAATACACCGATATCGCCCAGATTTCGGCGCTGATCGCCAAGCTGGCCCCGGCAGACGTGGCAGCGCACGGCCTGGAAGCGGTGAAATTCCTGAAGGCGCAGCCCGGCGCACAGGCCGAGCATTTCGGCATGGTCGGCTTCTGCTGGGGCGGCGGCGTGACCTGGACCATGACCACCCTGCTGCCCGATCTGAAGGCCGCCGTGCCCTTTTATGGCCCCTCCCCCAGCTTCAGCGACGTTCCGAAGATCAAGGCGGCGGTGCTGGGCATCTACGGCGGCCTCGATGCCCGCATCACCGGCAACGCGCCCGCCACCGACAAGGTCCTGACCGATGCGGGCGTGAAGCACGAATTCAAGATCTATGACGGAGCCAACCACGCCTTTCACAACGACACCGGGGCCAGCTACAACAAGGCGGCTGCCGAGAATGCCTGGGCCAGCACGCTCATCTGGCTGCGGGCCAATCTGTAACAGCAGCTTCCGGCAGGCACGTGCTACGGCATTCAGCCGATGCCGTGCCGCTGCACTTCAGCTAGCCTGAAGCCATGACCTTACAGGATGATTCTCTCGACGTTCAGACCGGCAGAGACGGGCGCGGCGGCAGTCGAGCGGACCTGAGAGACCAGGCCGCTCCGCCGCCGCGCTCGCTGGGCTACCGCACCGATACAGCGCTGCTCGTTCAGGCGGGCAGCGCTGCCGAGCAGAAAGACGGCTATCAGGTGATCCGCACGCCGAAGAACCCGACCTTCTGGTGGGGAAATTTTCTGCTGCTCAACGAGGTGCCGCAGCCGGAGGCGCTGCCCGGCTGGCTGCATACCTTCGGGTGGGAATTTCCGGAGGCGCGTCACGTCGCTCTGGGACTGGATCTGCCGGGCGAGGTCAGCCTGGACATTCCGCCCGGCGTTGGCCTGACCCTGACCCGCTCTGCCGTGATGACGCTGGAGCGCCCGGAATGTGTGCCGCCGCCACACCCCAACACGCAGGCCGAGTACCGCCC carries:
- a CDS encoding dienelactone hydrolase family protein, with translation MSEYRQDLFRYVAEEFAEAYQEGELPRREFLRRSVLLSGSVPGARLLLATLGVAGVSAAELAEAQGSTPQNETATNSYHVDPADTALDAGPVTYAALGRTNFGYLARPKGIASAPIVMIVHENKGLQPHIEDVARRMAKAGYIAFAPDFVSADGGSKKYTDIAQISALIAKLAPADVAAHGLEAVKFLKAQPGAQAEHFGMVGFCWGGGVTWTMTTLLPDLKAAVPFYGPSPSFSDVPKIKAAVLGIYGGLDARITGNAPATDKVLTDAGVKHEFKIYDGANHAFHNDTGASYNKAAAENAWASTLIWLRANL
- a CDS encoding GNAT family N-acetyltransferase; protein product: MTLQDDSLDVQTGRDGRGGSRADLRDQAAPPPRSLGYRTDTALLVQAGSAAEQKDGYQVIRTPKNPTFWWGNFLLLNEVPQPEALPGWLHTFGWEFPEARHVALGLDLPGEVSLDIPPGVGLTLTRSAVMTLERPECVPPPHPNTQAEYRPLHSDADWQQALTLRLVTNDTLEPVAYQRFARRRLTLLREQAEAGLGAWFGAFLNGQMVAGMGLYTAGDGLARFQTVETHPAFRRRGLCGSLVAYAAAWGFEQLNARTLVMVADPEDEAIRVYRSLGFREREWQWGLERAPVGEVLSSERP